A window of the Sphaerobacter thermophilus DSM 20745 genome harbors these coding sequences:
- a CDS encoding putative bifunctional diguanylate cyclase/phosphodiesterase, which produces MPPRPLWTVLEAFAVLLVTAAGGGWLSPQGLLALALIYAGLCYRSLGASWPQVVGGVVLYLVAHVAGVIAAASGHPADQELLAGVLQAPGFAVSAVVSRVLAEVLERHERAAAGERVLLRAGKTLAGMSSAEQVLESVVEALQSIADQASVAVRAVAAVRGGRWIEAVAGPGRTVRLGPAEPPSLPWTYAADLQSGRVVECALGEADRGAFGIEEEAEQAVVVPLVHGSRLAGLIVVAASPKVPDGLRYAAEALAQPALVALNRLASTDDLRRREASFRALVQHSSDMLLIVGLDSRIRYQTPAVERLLGYRSAELVGRRLVELVHPDDAQTVAAFIDRVAATQRRLGPAEWRFRCADGSWLHAETVATNLLRDAHVGGIVLTTRDVTERKRAEAEWRHRAYHDPLTNLPNRAFFMDRLQSSLAAGQRRSDAVAVLFVDLDGFKEVNDTLGHEAGDRLLVELADRLRRALREQDVIARLGGDEFAIVLVDVVEPNDAVQTAERILDRLREPVLLDGQPIPIRASIGIALGTPGRDRPDTVLRQADSALYAAKRAGKSCYALYDEQLARPALEQGELARELRAALESGRLTLYYQPLVVLLDGRIGEVEALLRWDHPQRGLLLPSQFLDLAEETGLILPIGYWALEEACRQVRSWQKKRPSTLPLTLAVNLSARQLREPGVAAAIGRVLARTDFDPRHLRVEVSEAVVLAEPEAVKTLQALRALGVRIAIDDFGATAAALTPLTQLPVDALKIDGVWVATLGEGARESALVRGAVAFAKAKGLTIIAEGVETAAQARQLRELGFDRGQGYYFSGPLTGDAIYRLLRGETCGASRGNDGTTEMLIVHDA; this is translated from the coding sequence CACGTGGCGGGAGTCATCGCCGCAGCGTCAGGACATCCGGCAGACCAGGAGTTGCTCGCTGGGGTGTTGCAGGCGCCGGGATTCGCCGTTTCGGCGGTGGTGTCCCGGGTGTTGGCCGAGGTGCTGGAGCGGCACGAGCGTGCCGCGGCCGGGGAGCGGGTTCTGCTGCGTGCCGGGAAGACGCTGGCGGGCATGTCGAGCGCCGAGCAGGTCCTGGAGTCGGTCGTGGAGGCGCTCCAGAGCATTGCGGACCAGGCTTCCGTGGCGGTGCGGGCTGTTGCGGCGGTGAGGGGCGGCCGTTGGATCGAAGCGGTTGCCGGTCCGGGAAGGACTGTGCGCCTTGGCCCGGCCGAACCACCCTCGCTCCCCTGGACGTATGCGGCCGACCTCCAGAGCGGGCGGGTCGTCGAGTGTGCCCTTGGAGAGGCCGATCGAGGGGCATTCGGGATCGAGGAGGAGGCCGAACAGGCCGTCGTGGTGCCGCTGGTCCACGGGAGTCGCCTCGCCGGGCTGATCGTCGTAGCCGCCAGCCCGAAAGTGCCGGACGGACTGCGTTACGCCGCCGAGGCCCTCGCCCAGCCGGCCCTGGTGGCGCTCAACCGGCTGGCGTCGACCGACGACCTGCGACGTCGGGAAGCCTCCTTCCGGGCGTTGGTGCAGCATTCGTCCGACATGCTCCTGATCGTCGGCCTGGACTCCCGCATCCGATACCAGACGCCCGCAGTGGAGCGACTGCTCGGCTACCGCTCTGCCGAGCTGGTGGGACGGCGGCTGGTTGAGCTGGTTCACCCAGATGACGCACAGACGGTTGCCGCGTTCATCGACAGGGTGGCAGCGACGCAAAGACGCTTAGGGCCGGCCGAGTGGCGCTTCCGGTGCGCCGACGGCTCGTGGCTCCACGCAGAAACGGTCGCCACCAACCTGCTGCGCGACGCGCATGTCGGCGGGATCGTGCTCACGACCCGCGATGTCACGGAGCGGAAGCGCGCCGAGGCCGAGTGGCGGCACCGGGCATATCACGATCCGCTCACGAACCTCCCGAATCGCGCGTTCTTCATGGATCGCCTCCAGTCCTCGCTCGCAGCGGGACAGCGCCGGAGCGACGCGGTGGCGGTCCTCTTCGTGGACCTGGATGGGTTCAAAGAGGTCAACGACACCCTCGGCCATGAGGCAGGGGACCGGCTACTGGTCGAGCTCGCGGACCGACTCCGTCGCGCCCTGCGCGAACAGGACGTGATCGCGCGCCTGGGCGGCGACGAGTTCGCCATCGTCCTCGTCGATGTGGTGGAACCGAATGACGCCGTGCAGACGGCCGAGCGGATCCTGGACCGCCTGCGGGAGCCGGTCCTGCTGGACGGCCAGCCCATCCCGATCCGCGCCAGCATCGGCATCGCGCTTGGGACGCCCGGTCGCGATCGGCCGGACACCGTTCTCCGGCAAGCCGACAGCGCGCTGTACGCTGCGAAGCGGGCCGGCAAGTCCTGCTATGCCCTTTACGACGAACAACTGGCGAGACCGGCGCTGGAGCAGGGAGAACTGGCTCGGGAGCTGCGGGCCGCGCTCGAGTCCGGCAGGCTCACGCTCTACTACCAGCCCCTCGTCGTGCTGCTCGATGGGCGGATCGGGGAAGTCGAAGCCCTCTTGCGCTGGGATCACCCGCAGCGCGGCCTGCTCCTGCCCTCCCAGTTCCTCGACCTGGCCGAGGAGACGGGTTTGATCTTGCCGATCGGCTACTGGGCGTTGGAGGAGGCATGCCGGCAGGTGCGGTCCTGGCAGAAAAAGCGCCCGAGCACGCTGCCGCTCACGCTGGCGGTGAACCTGTCTGCCCGGCAACTGCGGGAGCCGGGTGTCGCGGCCGCGATCGGGCGAGTGCTGGCGCGGACCGACTTTGACCCGCGCCACCTCAGGGTGGAGGTCAGCGAGGCCGTCGTCCTGGCCGAGCCGGAAGCGGTGAAGACGCTGCAGGCGCTGCGAGCGCTCGGTGTCCGCATCGCCATCGATGACTTCGGTGCAACCGCGGCGGCGCTAACACCCCTGACCCAACTGCCGGTCGACGCGCTGAAGATCGACGGAGTCTGGGTGGCCACTCTCGGGGAGGGAGCACGCGAGTCGGCTCTGGTGCGCGGCGCTGTGGCCTTCGCCAAGGCCAAGGGTCTGACCATCATCGCTGAAGGGGTGGAGACGGCGGCACAGGCGCGCCAGCTCCGGGAACTTGGCTTCGACCGGGGGCAGGGGTATTACTTCTCCGGTCCGCTGACCGGTGACGCCATCTACCGCTTGCTCCGCGGCGAGACGTGTGGCGCCTCCCGAGGGAACGACGGCACTACGGAGATGCTGATCGTGCACGACGCCTAG
- a CDS encoding zinc ribbon domain-containing protein encodes MYCAQCGTSNDPGGDTCDVCGAPLTAGAGPERCPSCDALISVHDRYCGSCGASLVGPEAARYEPGPSFVDDSNLEVDPATLPPWLRDVVDGSPATVQPATESLNGEQMPEWLRATRPDFGPSAAPVPPGAETSSEPVGAAGGFSLIGEDDLPEWLRALGEEETDAPASPMRDESPAPVAAVAEVPRVSRAWLERPRTIDPAAEASARQQFAPLEGESVAGSVALGAVPAAAPASVSPVEPVPAEPVGVVPPKNDAERRKRRVRILILLLALAVLALLLVLYTEGSLA; translated from the coding sequence GTGTATTGCGCACAGTGCGGTACGAGCAATGACCCCGGTGGCGACACCTGCGATGTGTGTGGTGCCCCGCTGACGGCTGGAGCCGGCCCGGAGCGCTGCCCGTCGTGCGACGCACTGATCTCCGTTCATGACCGCTACTGCGGGTCGTGTGGGGCGTCGCTCGTCGGGCCGGAAGCCGCACGGTACGAGCCGGGGCCGAGCTTTGTTGACGACTCCAACCTGGAGGTCGATCCGGCGACGCTTCCGCCCTGGCTGCGGGACGTGGTCGACGGCTCACCCGCCACCGTCCAGCCGGCGACCGAGTCGCTGAATGGCGAGCAGATGCCGGAATGGCTCCGGGCGACGCGGCCCGATTTCGGACCGTCCGCGGCGCCGGTCCCGCCGGGCGCGGAGACGAGCAGCGAGCCGGTCGGGGCGGCAGGAGGCTTCTCCCTGATCGGTGAGGATGACCTGCCGGAGTGGCTACGCGCGCTGGGCGAGGAAGAGACCGATGCCCCGGCGTCCCCGATGCGCGACGAGTCGCCCGCTCCCGTGGCCGCGGTGGCGGAGGTGCCGCGCGTTAGTCGCGCCTGGCTCGAGCGGCCGCGGACGATCGACCCGGCAGCGGAGGCGTCGGCGCGCCAGCAGTTCGCTCCCCTTGAAGGTGAGTCCGTCGCGGGGAGTGTCGCTCTTGGGGCCGTGCCCGCGGCAGCGCCCGCATCCGTGAGTCCCGTGGAGCCGGTACCCGCGGAGCCGGTTGGTGTAGTGCCGCCCAAGAACGACGCCGAGCGGCGGAAGCGCCGGGTGCGCATCCTGATTCTGCTGCTGGCGCTGGCGGTCCTGGCTCTCCTGCTGGTGCTCTACACGGAAGGCAGCCTGGCATGA
- the dnaK gene encoding molecular chaperone DnaK: MGRTIGIDLGTTNSVMAVIEGGEPRVIPNAEGEHVTPSVVAITSSGERLVGRFAKRQAVTNPKNTIFSVKRFMGRRYDDPTVQRDLKLVPYEIRRAQNGGVEIKMGDRWYSPPEISAMILQKLKADAEAYLGETVDKAVITVPAYFDDSQRNATKDAGRIAGLEVLRIINEPTASSLAYGLDKKEDEKIAVYDLGGGTYDISILDLSEGVFQVLATNGDTHLGGDDFDQRIIDWLADEFKKQEGIDLRGDRMALQRLKEAAEKAKIELSSTQQTEITLPFITADASGPKHLNITLTRSKLEQLVADLIDRTVEPMEAALKDAGLTKAQIDEVLLVGGQTRMPAVQRKVAEFFGKEPHKGLNPDEVVAIGAAIQAGVLGGEVKDVLLLDVTPLTLSIETLGGVATPLIERNTTIPTRKSQIFSTASDNQTQVEIHVVQGERPMAADNKSLGRFILDGIPPAPRGVPKIEVTFDIDANGILNVTARDQATGREQKITITASSGLTEEEIQRMIREAEQHAAEDKKRREAIEFRNQAEAMSYQAERTLNDYGDKIPAELKAELEQKIGVVRDILENDRENIERLRTAYEDMTQTLSRVGTTMYEQAGATSTGPDGGDAGQQASAEEEATVEGEFREVRNEE, encoded by the coding sequence ATGGGACGAACAATCGGTATCGATCTCGGCACCACGAACTCGGTCATGGCAGTCATCGAGGGTGGCGAGCCGAGGGTTATCCCCAACGCCGAAGGGGAGCACGTTACCCCATCGGTCGTGGCCATCACCTCCAGCGGTGAGCGCCTCGTCGGGCGCTTTGCCAAGCGCCAGGCCGTGACCAACCCGAAGAACACCATTTTCTCGGTCAAGCGCTTCATGGGTCGCCGCTACGACGACCCAACGGTGCAGCGTGACCTCAAGCTCGTGCCGTACGAGATCCGGCGTGCCCAGAACGGCGGCGTCGAGATCAAGATGGGCGACCGCTGGTACAGCCCGCCGGAAATCTCGGCGATGATCCTGCAGAAGCTCAAGGCCGACGCCGAGGCCTACCTGGGCGAGACCGTCGACAAGGCCGTGATCACCGTCCCGGCCTACTTCGACGACAGCCAGCGTAACGCCACCAAGGACGCGGGCCGCATCGCCGGGCTGGAGGTGCTGCGGATCATCAACGAGCCGACCGCCTCGTCGCTGGCCTACGGCCTGGACAAGAAGGAAGACGAGAAGATCGCCGTCTACGACCTGGGCGGCGGTACCTACGACATCTCGATCCTCGATCTCTCCGAGGGCGTCTTCCAGGTGCTGGCCACCAACGGTGACACCCACCTCGGTGGTGACGACTTCGACCAGCGGATCATCGACTGGCTGGCCGACGAGTTCAAGAAGCAGGAGGGCATCGATCTCCGCGGCGACCGGATGGCGCTGCAGCGGCTCAAGGAGGCCGCCGAGAAGGCCAAGATCGAGCTGTCGAGCACGCAGCAGACGGAGATCACCCTGCCCTTCATCACCGCCGACGCGAGCGGGCCGAAGCACCTCAACATCACCCTGACGCGCTCCAAGCTGGAGCAGCTCGTCGCCGACCTGATCGACCGCACCGTCGAGCCGATGGAGGCCGCGCTCAAGGACGCCGGCCTGACCAAGGCCCAGATCGACGAGGTGCTGCTGGTCGGTGGCCAGACGCGCATGCCCGCGGTGCAGCGCAAGGTGGCCGAGTTCTTCGGCAAGGAGCCGCACAAGGGGCTCAACCCGGACGAGGTGGTCGCGATCGGTGCTGCCATCCAGGCCGGTGTGCTGGGCGGCGAGGTGAAGGACGTCCTGCTCCTCGACGTCACCCCGCTTACCCTCTCGATCGAGACCCTGGGTGGCGTCGCGACGCCGCTGATCGAGCGCAACACCACCATCCCGACCCGGAAGAGCCAGATCTTCAGCACCGCGTCTGACAACCAGACGCAGGTCGAGATTCACGTGGTGCAGGGCGAGCGGCCGATGGCAGCCGACAACAAGAGCCTCGGCCGGTTCATCCTCGACGGCATTCCGCCCGCACCGCGCGGCGTGCCGAAGATCGAGGTGACCTTCGACATCGACGCCAACGGGATCCTGAACGTCACCGCACGGGACCAGGCCACCGGCCGCGAGCAGAAGATCACGATCACCGCCTCCAGCGGGCTCACCGAGGAAGAGATCCAGCGGATGATCCGCGAGGCGGAGCAGCACGCTGCCGAAGACAAGAAGCGCCGCGAGGCGATCGAGTTCCGCAACCAGGCCGAGGCGATGAGCTACCAGGCCGAGCGGACGCTCAACGACTACGGCGACAAGATCCCGGCGGAGCTCAAGGCCGAGCTGGAGCAGAAGATCGGGGTCGTGCGGGACATCCTGGAGAACGACCGGGAGAACATCGAGCGGCTCCGGACCGCCTACGAGGACATGACGCAGACGCTCTCGCGGGTCGGCACCACCATGTACGAGCAGGCAGGTGCCACCAGCACCGGCCCGGATGGTGGCGATGCCGGTCAGCAGGCGAGTGCCGAAGAGGAAGCCACCGTCGAAGGCGAGTTCCGCGAGGTCCGCAACGAGGAGTAG
- a CDS encoding nucleotide exchange factor GrpE has translation MDERQDPTPAPDETTTTGDDQAEAPPTEEPSAQELQNLLEQERARAAEYLEQAQRARAELINFRRRTEQEVQEIRKHASENLIARLLPVLDDLNRAVESVPAEHRDDPWIQGILLIERKLWSILEAEGVRPIEAVGKPFDPALHEAVTVEEGAESADTVVQEFQRGYLLHDRVLRPAIVKVGQATSGDGRAPTDA, from the coding sequence ATGGACGAGCGACAGGATCCAACCCCGGCGCCGGACGAGACCACTACGACCGGCGACGACCAGGCAGAAGCACCACCGACGGAAGAACCCAGCGCGCAGGAACTGCAGAACCTGCTTGAGCAGGAGCGCGCGCGAGCCGCGGAGTACCTGGAGCAGGCACAGCGCGCGCGCGCCGAACTCATCAACTTCCGGCGCCGCACCGAGCAGGAGGTCCAGGAGATCCGCAAGCATGCTAGTGAGAACCTGATCGCTCGCCTGCTCCCGGTACTGGATGACTTGAACCGCGCTGTGGAGTCGGTGCCCGCCGAGCACCGCGACGACCCGTGGATTCAGGGGATTCTGCTGATCGAGCGGAAGCTCTGGTCGATCCTCGAGGCAGAAGGCGTCCGCCCGATCGAAGCGGTGGGCAAGCCGTTCGACCCGGCGCTGCACGAGGCCGTGACCGTCGAGGAGGGCGCAGAGTCGGCCGACACCGTGGTCCAGGAGTTCCAACGCGGCTATCTGCTGCACGACCGCGTCCTACGCCCCGCGATCGTGAAGGTCGGGCAGGCGACCAGTGGAGATGGGCGGGCCCCCACGGATGCGTAA
- the hrcA gene encoding heat-inducible transcriptional repressor HrcA gives MQPELSQRQQTILKLIVQEYIRTGRAVGSKSLIERYDLGISPATVRSEMGELEEHEYLAHPHTSAGRVPTDRGYRYYVEYLLDEARLPIPEQITISHQFRQVEAQIESWAKLAAVVLADMSGNLSLVTPPRSSVERMRHFELINLRGRVVLLVAVTQTGTVREVVLQLQDEVSQEELSALSQRLNPEIRDLTHEQIRQLAPGAGGLASFILEQLADLLRLTEQESQTEFFAEGLDYVLQQPEIEGGPIAQRLLELLRGGAILSLLLPQLQPGDDVQVIIGKEHRAADLHPFAVVAASYGARNQVAGLLGVVGPTRMPYGRSISTVRYIAQVMTNLLRDIYDAEEDED, from the coding sequence GTGCAGCCAGAACTGAGTCAACGGCAGCAGACGATTCTCAAGCTCATCGTGCAGGAGTACATCCGCACGGGGCGCGCGGTGGGCTCAAAAAGCCTGATCGAGCGCTATGACCTGGGGATCAGCCCTGCCACCGTGCGGAGCGAGATGGGCGAGCTTGAGGAGCATGAGTACCTGGCGCATCCCCACACCTCGGCGGGCCGCGTCCCGACGGATCGTGGCTACCGCTACTATGTCGAGTACCTGCTCGATGAGGCACGGCTGCCGATCCCCGAGCAGATCACGATCAGCCACCAGTTCCGCCAGGTGGAGGCTCAGATCGAAAGCTGGGCCAAGCTGGCCGCGGTGGTGCTGGCCGACATGAGCGGCAACCTGTCGCTGGTGACGCCCCCGCGCAGCAGCGTGGAGCGCATGCGCCACTTTGAGTTGATCAACCTGCGCGGGCGAGTCGTCCTCCTGGTCGCGGTCACACAGACCGGCACGGTGCGGGAGGTGGTCCTCCAGCTCCAGGACGAGGTCAGCCAGGAGGAACTGAGCGCCCTCAGCCAGCGGCTCAACCCCGAGATCCGCGATCTGACACACGAGCAGATCCGGCAACTCGCCCCGGGTGCAGGTGGCCTGGCCTCGTTCATCCTGGAGCAACTGGCCGACCTGCTGCGCCTGACCGAGCAGGAGTCGCAGACCGAATTCTTCGCTGAGGGGCTCGACTACGTGCTGCAGCAGCCGGAGATCGAGGGCGGGCCGATCGCCCAGCGTCTCCTCGAACTCCTGCGGGGCGGCGCCATCCTGTCGCTGCTGCTGCCGCAACTCCAACCCGGCGACGATGTCCAGGTCATTATCGGGAAGGAGCACCGGGCGGCCGACCTTCACCCGTTCGCGGTCGTGGCCGCGAGTTACGGGGCGCGAAACCAGGTGGCGGGGCTCCTCGGGGTTGTCGGTCCAACGCGCATGCCGTATGGGCGCTCGATCTCGACCGTGCGCTACATCGCGCAGGTCATGACCAATCTCTTGCGAGATATCTACGACGCAGAGGAAGACGAAGACTAA
- a CDS encoding DUF3995 domain-containing protein → MALSPPGRPPRSWLDGVGYAACAWALIFSAQSFYHAAGGTAGAETIGPAIAEPVLAREPLWVAAMWITGGLKVAAALLALALVRPWGRLLPRRLLLMAGWGAVAVMAVYEGAASLVQHALMVAGVIDIPAGLGATAARWHLALWDPWWLLGGILFGLATWRYQRRDQDGSAPVPPGPHSE, encoded by the coding sequence ATGGCGTTATCGCCGCCCGGACGGCCGCCTCGATCCTGGTTGGACGGCGTGGGCTACGCAGCCTGTGCCTGGGCGCTCATCTTCTCGGCGCAGAGCTTCTACCACGCGGCAGGCGGGACGGCGGGAGCGGAGACGATCGGGCCGGCCATCGCCGAACCCGTGCTGGCGCGTGAGCCGCTGTGGGTCGCGGCCATGTGGATCACCGGCGGGTTGAAGGTCGCCGCGGCGCTGCTGGCGCTGGCCCTGGTGCGTCCGTGGGGCCGGCTCCTCCCGCGCCGCCTGCTCCTGATGGCGGGGTGGGGCGCGGTCGCGGTGATGGCCGTCTACGAGGGAGCTGCGAGCCTGGTGCAGCATGCGCTGATGGTGGCCGGGGTGATCGACATCCCGGCTGGCCTCGGCGCGACGGCCGCCCGTTGGCACCTCGCCCTCTGGGACCCGTGGTGGCTGCTCGGCGGGATCCTCTTCGGCCTGGCCACCTGGCGCTACCAGCGCCGCGACCAGGACGGCTCGGCGCCTGTTCCACCCGGGCCTCATTCCGAGTAG
- a CDS encoding RDD family protein, producing the protein MTISVPTALPARIVLRRCLAYAIDVALAYGVFVGVQTALTPIRNRLDPVWMTSGPRLEGYIFLTISLPVWCYFTLCEGSRWQATVGKRLLGLRVVTATGERVGWGRALLRTVVKLLPWDIAHVTVALPRPLFIDPNTGALDWTRGDFRPGFLLAYAVLALTLVAVVRTPRRQALHDLAAGTVVVPEPRRGERAEIPS; encoded by the coding sequence ATGACCATCTCCGTACCGACCGCACTGCCTGCCCGGATCGTGCTTCGGCGGTGCCTCGCCTACGCAATCGACGTCGCGCTCGCCTACGGGGTGTTTGTGGGCGTCCAAACGGCGCTCACCCCCATTCGCAACCGGCTTGACCCGGTGTGGATGACATCGGGCCCGCGCCTCGAAGGGTATATCTTCCTCACCATCTCGCTACCCGTCTGGTGCTACTTCACGCTCTGCGAGGGATCGCGGTGGCAGGCGACGGTCGGCAAGCGGCTCCTGGGATTACGCGTCGTCACTGCGACCGGAGAGCGCGTGGGGTGGGGGCGGGCGCTCCTCCGCACGGTGGTGAAGTTGCTCCCCTGGGACATTGCCCACGTGACGGTTGCTTTGCCGAGGCCACTCTTCATTGACCCGAACACCGGCGCGCTCGACTGGACGCGGGGTGACTTCCGTCCTGGATTCCTGCTCGCGTATGCGGTGCTCGCGCTCACGCTGGTAGCCGTGGTTCGTACTCCGCGCCGGCAGGCGCTGCACGATCTGGCCGCCGGGACGGTCGTGGTGCCGGAGCCGAGGCGCGGCGAGCGTGCAGAGATACCAAGTTAG
- a CDS encoding peptidase MA family metallohydrolase, translated as MSSSTRARLSLALILALVALAASALFSTAGAATLTVHLSEAIPDFPNGITFRLQADVSDPVTRVELRYFPDGVPVINVARPQTRTGTHVDVTHTVDLLLDYLPPAVDVRYYWQLTLASGESVRTPEQRLFYMDEQHDWKSLQDGIVTLYYYAGNQSFAQQALDITVRAIERFDRAFGVTTEGPIRVVMYANDRDFRAALPVGSDDWVGGFAEPDLGLIVVAIQPGDTGEVARMLSHEVVHVVMAQATANPYNAPPPWLNEGIASYYQEVPDDRFAPVIQRAAREGRLDTVRALNSAFPADPAAAILAYAESESIARFIIEEKGTDAMADLINVFREGVSYDEAVQRALGISLDELDQEWKAWLGYPGDA; from the coding sequence ATGAGCAGTAGCACGCGCGCCCGGCTCAGCCTCGCGCTGATCTTGGCGCTCGTGGCCCTCGCGGCGTCGGCCCTCTTCAGCACGGCCGGCGCCGCGACGCTCACCGTGCACCTGAGCGAAGCGATCCCGGACTTTCCGAATGGAATCACCTTCCGCCTGCAGGCCGATGTCTCCGATCCGGTCACCCGGGTGGAGTTGCGCTACTTCCCCGACGGAGTTCCGGTCATCAACGTCGCCCGTCCTCAGACCCGCACAGGCACCCACGTCGATGTGACACACACCGTGGACCTGCTGCTTGATTACCTGCCACCCGCAGTCGATGTGCGCTACTACTGGCAACTCACGCTGGCAAGTGGCGAGTCGGTCAGGACGCCCGAGCAGCGCCTCTTCTACATGGATGAGCAGCACGACTGGAAGTCGCTCCAGGACGGAATCGTCACCCTCTACTACTACGCGGGCAACCAGAGTTTCGCCCAGCAGGCCCTCGACATCACCGTCCGGGCAATCGAACGGTTCGATCGCGCCTTCGGCGTCACCACCGAAGGCCCGATCCGAGTCGTCATGTACGCCAACGACCGTGACTTTCGCGCCGCGCTCCCGGTCGGCAGCGACGACTGGGTGGGAGGTTTCGCCGAGCCTGACCTCGGCCTGATCGTCGTGGCGATCCAGCCCGGCGACACCGGCGAGGTCGCCCGCATGCTGAGCCACGAGGTCGTCCACGTCGTCATGGCTCAGGCGACCGCCAACCCCTACAATGCGCCGCCGCCCTGGCTCAACGAGGGGATCGCGAGCTACTACCAAGAGGTGCCGGACGATCGCTTCGCGCCGGTGATCCAGCGCGCCGCGCGAGAAGGGCGGCTCGACACCGTCCGCGCGCTCAACTCCGCTTTCCCGGCGGACCCTGCGGCCGCCATCCTGGCCTACGCCGAGAGCGAAAGCATCGCGCGCTTCATCATCGAGGAGAAGGGAACCGACGCGATGGCCGATCTCATCAACGTCTTCCGCGAGGGTGTCTCCTACGACGAGGCCGTCCAGCGCGCGCTCGGCATCAGCCTCGACGAGCTCGACCAGGAGTGGAAAGCCTGGCTCGGCTACCCGGGTGACGCCTGA
- the prfB gene encoding peptide chain release factor 2 (programmed frameshift) — MTIENLEATVTGMLERLDRIGVRLDLPAKQREIEELEARSADPEFWNDGAGAQRVMRRLGALRNQVETWTELHQQAADLRELIDLAEADDDLRDEIAAETERVLRGVEQLELNLLLSGQYDEHDAIMAIHAGTGGVDAQDWAEMLMRMYLRWASNRGFQAQVLDVTEGEEAGIKSATIEIRGPYAYGYTKGEAGTHRLVRLSPFDQAHRRHTAFALVEVLPQVEEDTEIVIRDDEIRIDTYRSSGAGGQHVNKTDSAVRITHLPTGIVVTCQNERSQIQNRETAMKILRARLTELAIRKREEEQAKLKGEHVAVGWGNRIRSYVLQPYTMVTDHRTEYSTSNVQAVFEGEIDPFIEAYLHQQLGAADEQ; from the exons ATGACGATCGAGAACCTGGAAGCCACTGTCACTGGGATGCTTGAGCGCCTCGACCGGATCGGGGTGCGTCTT GACTTGCCTGCCAAGCAGCGCGAGATTGAAGAACTGGAAGCTCGCTCCGCGGACCCCGAGTTCTGGAACGACGGCGCAGGCGCACAGCGCGTGATGCGCCGCCTCGGCGCGCTCCGTAACCAGGTTGAAACCTGGACGGAGCTCCACCAGCAGGCCGCCGACCTGCGTGAACTCATCGACCTGGCTGAAGCAGACGACGACCTCCGCGACGAGATCGCGGCCGAGACCGAGCGTGTCCTTCGCGGCGTCGAGCAACTCGAATTGAACCTCCTGCTCAGCGGCCAGTACGACGAGCACGACGCCATCATGGCGATCCACGCCGGGACCGGTGGCGTCGACGCCCAGGACTGGGCCGAGATGCTGATGCGTATGTACCTGCGCTGGGCGAGCAACCGGGGATTCCAGGCTCAGGTGCTCGACGTTACCGAGGGGGAAGAGGCCGGGATCAAGAGCGCAACGATTGAGATCCGGGGCCCGTATGCCTACGGGTACACCAAGGGTGAGGCCGGAACCCACCGGCTCGTGCGGCTCTCGCCGTTCGATCAGGCCCACCGGCGGCACACGGCCTTCGCGCTGGTTGAGGTCTTGCCCCAGGTCGAGGAGGATACCGAAATCGTCATCCGCGACGATGAGATCCGCATCGACACCTACCGCTCCTCCGGTGCCGGCGGCCAGCACGTCAACAAGACGGACTCGGCGGTGCGCATCACCCACCTGCCGACCGGGATCGTGGTCACCTGTCAGAACGAGCGGTCCCAGATCCAGAACCGCGAGACGGCGATGAAGATCCTGCGCGCCCGCCTGACCGAGCTCGCCATCCGCAAGCGCGAGGAGGAGCAGGCGAAGCTCAAGGGAGAGCACGTCGCCGTCGGCTGGGGCAACCGGATTCGCTCCTACGTGCTCCAGCCCTACACCATGGTGACCGACCACCGGACCGAGTACAGCACCAGCAATGTCCAGGCGGTGTTTGAGGGGGAAATTGACCCCTTCATCGAGGCCTACCTCCACCAGCAACTCGGTGCTGCCGATGAGCAGTAG
- a CDS encoding fumarylacetoacetate hydrolase family protein: protein MRIAMADGSRIGVIAVDSSFVDVGDLLQQFDPLGPEDLLPDLITHFQELRDTLSQRVAAGGGVPLERVRLRSPVVRPSKIICLIGNYREGTDRPPQILDIFFKSPEGIVGPGDTVILPPHPATIFHHEAELAVIVGREAKDLAADEAMDAVFGYTVFNDVSARGLGR from the coding sequence ATGCGCATCGCTATGGCCGATGGCAGTCGGATCGGCGTCATCGCGGTTGACAGTTCTTTCGTCGATGTCGGCGATCTCTTGCAACAGTTCGATCCGCTCGGTCCCGAGGACCTCCTGCCGGACCTCATCACCCACTTCCAGGAGCTGCGGGACACCCTCTCACAGCGAGTCGCAGCCGGGGGCGGGGTACCACTCGAGCGTGTGAGGCTTCGGTCGCCGGTGGTGCGCCCGTCGAAGATCATCTGCCTGATCGGCAACTACCGTGAGGGCACCGATCGTCCGCCGCAAATTCTCGACATCTTCTTCAAGTCGCCGGAGGGGATCGTGGGGCCTGGCGACACGGTAATCCTCCCGCCGCACCCCGCCACGATCTTCCACCATGAGGCCGAGCTGGCGGTCATCGTCGGCCGCGAGGCGAAGGACCTCGCGGCCGACGAGGCGATGGACGCGGTCTTTGGCTACACGGTGTTCAACGATGTGTCCGCCCGTGGGCTGGGCCGCTAG